The following proteins are encoded in a genomic region of Zea mays cultivar B73 chromosome 9, Zm-B73-REFERENCE-NAM-5.0, whole genome shotgun sequence:
- the LOC100283770 gene encoding glucan endo-1,3-beta-glucosidase 3 precursor → MRKLFFVYFVLLLAAAVVHGEDGAYIGVNIGTAMSSVPAPTQITTLLRSQNIRHVRLYDADPAMLAALSNTGIRVIVSVPNEQLLAIGNSNATAANWVARNVAAHFPAVNITAIAVGSEVLSAQPNAAPLLMPAMRYLQNALVAAALDRYIKISTPHSSSIILDSFPPSQAFFNRSLDSVLVPMLKFLQSTGSPLMLNVYPYYDYMRSNGVIPLDYALFRPLPANKEAVDANTLLHYTNVFDAVVDAAYFAMAYLNVTNVPVMVTETGWPHKGDPSSEPDATSDNADTYNSNLIRHVMNSTGTPKHPRVAVPTYIYELYDEDTRPGSTSEKYWGLFDMNGVPAYTLHLTGSGVLLANDTTNQTYCVAREGADPKMLQAALDWACGPGKVDCSVLMQGQPCYDPDTVEAHATYAFNAYYHGMGMGSGTCYFSGVAVVTTTDPSHGSCVYGGKNGTSLMNGTSLAPSSNSTEGGSGAHREFGDVSSLVRIVSAALLFSALLLL, encoded by the exons ATGAGGAAGCTCTTCTTCGTCTACTTCGTCCTCCTGCTGGCCGCTGCAGTAGTTCACGGTGAAGATG GTGCGTACATTGGCGTGAACATTGGCACGGCCATGTCGTCGGTCCCGGCGCCGACGCAGATCACCACGCTGCTCCGCTCGCAGAACATCCGCCACGTCCGCCTCTACGACGCCGACCCCGCCATGCTAGCGGCGCTCTCCAACACCGGCATCCGCGTCATCGTGTCCGTGCCTAACGAGCAGCTGCTGGCCATCGGCAACTCCAACGCGACGGCGGCCAACTGGGTGGCGCGCAACGTGGCCGCGCACTTCCCCGCCGTCAACATCACGGCCATCGCCGTGGGCTCCGAGGTGCTCTCCGCGCAGCCCAACGCGGCGCCGCTGCTCATGCCCGCCATGCGCTACCTCCAGAACGCGCTGGTGGCCGCGGCGCTGGACCGGTACATCAAGATCTCGACGCCGCACTCGTCGTCCATCATCCTCGACTCCTTCCCGCCGTCGCAGGCCTTCTTCAACAGGTCGCTGGACAGCGTGCTGGTGCCGATGCTCAAGTTCCTGCAGTCCACGGGGTCGCCGCTCATGCTCAACGTGTACCCTTACTACGACTACATGCGCTCCAACGGCGTCATCCCGCTGGACTACGCGCTGTTCCGGCCGCTGCCGGCCAACAAGGAGGCCGTGGACGCCAACACCCTGCTGCACTACACCAACGTGTTCGACGCGGTGGTGGACGCCGCCTACTTCGCCATGGCGTACCTCAATGTCACCAACGTGCCGGTGATGGTGACGGAGACCGGGTGGCCGCACAAGGGCGACCCTTCCTCGGAGCCCGACGCCACCTCCGACAACGCCGACACGTACAACAGCAACCTCATCCGGCACGTGATGAACAGCACCGGCACGCCGAAGCACCCCAGGGTGGCCGTGCCGACCTACATCTACGAGCTGTACGACGAGGACACCCGGCCCGGCTCCACGTCGGAGAAGTACTGGGGCCTGTTCGACATGAACGGCGTCCCGGCCTACACCCTGCACCTGACGGGCTCCGGCGTCCTGCTGGCCAACGACACGACGAACCAGACCTACTGCGTGGCGCGGGAGGGCGCGGACCCCAAGATGTTGCAGGCGGCGCTGGACTGGGCGTGCGGCCCCGGGAAGGTGGACTGCTCCGTGCTGATGCAGGGCCAGCCGTGCTACGACCCGGACACCGTGGAGGCGCACGCCACGTACGCCTTCAACGCCTACTACCACGGCATGGGAATGGGCTCCGGGACGTGCTACTTCAGCGGCGTCGCGGTCGTCACGACGACCGACCCGa GCCACGGATCTTGTGTTTATGGTGGGAAGAACGGGACGTCGTTGATGAACGGCACCTCGCTGGCGCCGTCGTCGAACTCCACGGAGGGAGGCTCCGGCGCGCACCGGGAGTTCGGCGACGTCTCGTCACTCGTCCGCATCGTCTCCGCAGCGCTGCTCTTCAGCGCCCTCCTCCTGTTGTAG
- the LOC100279076 gene encoding uncharacterized protein LOC100279076, which yields MGWADHNHFLAHAAGMGVAVICPFQPCERPVYNRAKAKGHRSGFSSASPPSSPCNDLLATTTTIFFVALFFESLCSRRVKSCSRFFDWFTSRRSLLGHSSSFESSEALVAAVRILALVTEEMRDHTPGPLDMRLLSIAPRVFSRGSNNSLPLHL from the coding sequence ATGGGATGGGCCGACCACAATCATTTTTTGGCCCACGCGGCCGGAATGGGTGTAGCTGTAATTTGCCCTTTTCAGCCGTGCGAGCGCCCTGTATATAACAGGGCAAAGGCCAAAGGGCATCGGTCTGGTTTTTCCTCCGCGTCGCCGCCTTCATCACCCTGCAACGATCTCCTTGCAACGACCACAACCATTTTTTTTGTTGCTTTGTTTTTCGAGTCGCTATGCTCACGTAGGGTGAAATCTTGTTCTCGTTTCTTCGATTGGTTTACTTCAAGACGTTCTCTGCTCGGGCACTCTTCGAGTTTTGAAAGTTCTGAAGCCCTGGTCGCAGCTGTGCGCATCCTGGCTTTGGTTACCGAAGAGATGCGAGATCATACACCTGGACCTCTGGACATGCGTCTTCTTTCTATAGCTCCTCGCGTTTTCTCTCGTGGGTCCAACAATTCCCTTCCCTTACACTTGTGA